The following proteins are co-located in the bacterium genome:
- a CDS encoding PD-(D/E)XK nuclease family protein, whose translation MRQEYVSSWHGRYRQRPKSCALFEHEYGVGRGEDDWRDAAQQVEQCLRTFYGSAVYERLLELPRQAWLEAEEWAHFFVDGVKVWVKLDCAYRGEGDRVIIYDWKTGKRMTEDTSLQLSCYALYASHRWRADPAAVVAREYNLYHDDEREFPVRPEDLESTLTRMRASFDDMRALLADAENNEPLAEEQFVRTEDPGRCGTCKFLKVCRPEPPPEAGAAEEKK comes from the coding sequence GATGCGCCAGGAGTACGTCTCGAGCTGGCACGGCCGCTACCGCCAGCGCCCCAAAAGCTGCGCCCTGTTCGAACACGAGTACGGCGTAGGCCGCGGCGAGGACGACTGGCGCGACGCCGCCCAACAGGTCGAGCAGTGCCTGCGGACCTTCTACGGCTCCGCGGTGTACGAGCGCTTACTCGAGCTGCCGCGTCAGGCCTGGCTCGAGGCCGAGGAGTGGGCCCACTTCTTCGTCGACGGCGTCAAGGTGTGGGTCAAACTGGACTGCGCCTACCGGGGAGAGGGCGACCGCGTTATCATCTACGACTGGAAGACCGGCAAGCGGATGACGGAGGACACGTCGCTGCAGCTGAGCTGCTACGCGCTGTACGCGAGTCACCGCTGGCGCGCCGACCCCGCGGCGGTCGTCGCCCGCGAATACAACCTCTACCACGACGACGAGCGCGAGTTCCCGGTCCGGCCCGAAGATTTAGAATCGACGCTCACGCGGATGCGGGCGTCGTTCGACGACATGCGCGCGCTGCTGGCGGACGCGGAGAACAACGAACCGCTGGCGGAGGAGCAGTTCGTCCGCACCGAGGACCCGGGCCGCTGCGGCACCTGCAAGTTCCTCAAGGTCTGCCGACCGGAACCGCCGCCGGAAGCCGGCGCCGCGGAAGAAAAAAAATAA
- a CDS encoding type II toxin-antitoxin system HicB family antitoxin: MKIKIIVHEAEEGGYWAEVPGLPGCFSQGETRDELMANVREAIEGYLLAANVEAPAEAGVEVVELAV, from the coding sequence GTGAAGATAAAAATAATCGTGCACGAGGCGGAAGAGGGCGGCTATTGGGCCGAGGTACCGGGGTTGCCCGGGTGCTTTTCACAGGGCGAGACGCGCGATGAGCTTATGGCCAACGTCCGCGAGGCGATAGAAGGTTATCTCCTCGCGGCGAACGTTGAGGCTCCCGCGGAGGCGGGCGTGGAGGTCGTCGAGCTGGCGGTATGA
- a CDS encoding transposase — protein MTSPRSPKYGTRRVATRLAGFEYRGPFRYFITLTAYKEKPFFADEATVKETIRALSETAGRYGFDVLCYCFMPEHAHLLLEGGPTSDLREFVRLFKQKSSYRHKRSAGDPLWQRGYYDRVLREDEDSLVVARYILANPVRRGLTDNAASYPNSGSFVCSVPDILYSVMVGNK, from the coding sequence ATGACCAGCCCCCGAAGCCCAAAATACGGAACACGTCGCGTCGCGACACGGCTAGCGGGGTTCGAGTATCGCGGGCCGTTTCGGTATTTCATAACGTTAACGGCGTATAAGGAAAAGCCTTTTTTCGCGGACGAGGCTACGGTCAAAGAAACCATCCGGGCCCTTTCCGAAACCGCCGGCCGTTACGGTTTCGACGTACTCTGTTATTGTTTCATGCCTGAACACGCACACCTCCTACTTGAAGGCGGCCCGACGAGCGACCTCCGCGAGTTCGTTCGCTTATTCAAACAGAAGAGTTCTTACCGGCATAAACGTTCGGCGGGAGACCCTTTGTGGCAGCGGGGTTACTACGACCGCGTACTCCGCGAAGACGAAGATTCGTTAGTCGTCGCGCGATACATTTTGGCTAATCCGGTCCGCCGCGGGTTAACGGATAACGCGGCTTCTTACCCTAACTCCGGATCGTTCGTATGTTCGGTGCCGGACATATTATACTCGGTTATGGTAGGCAACAAGTAA